Genomic window (Candidatus Neomarinimicrobiota bacterium):
TCTCTTCCACTGATGACTACAATTCGCCAGTGGAGCGATCGCCGGAAAAAGGTAGAGGTCCCATTATTCAGAGGATATTTATTTGTGAAAATCGAATTAAAAACAGAAAAATTATCGGTTCTTCAAACGAATGGCGTTGTGAAGTTTGTGGATTTCAATCGAAATGTTGTAATCATTCCCGAACAGCAGATGTATTGGCTGAATCAAATGGTGGATTCTAAGCTTGGGCTTCACCCGGAGCAAAACCTGCCGATTGGATCAGAGGTGGATGTGTTGGTTGGTCCGCTGAGGGGGTTACGAGGAAGGGTAAAAC
Coding sequences:
- a CDS encoding UpxY family transcription antiterminator; the encoded protein is MKNIQSNTAPRSQFTAHSSQFTAPSSPITKKWYAIYVRSRHEKVIDSELRLKGIESSLPLMTTIRQWSDRRKKVEVPLFRGYLFVKIELKTEKLSVLQTNGVVKFVDFNRNVVIIPEQQMYWLNQMVDSKLGLHPEQNLPIGSEVDVLVGPLRGLRGRVKQKNSRTRLVVWIDSIMQGVSVELDLACLSPTSPKTRHIRSAHTGEYIV